The DNA sequence CAGTTGGTTTTAAGTTATCAAACTACACGTCATGTACATCACACCAGTTGGTTTTAAGTTATCAAACTTCACGTCATGCACATCACACCAGTTGGTTTTAAGTTATCAAACTTCACGTCATGTACATCACACCAGTTGGTTTTAAGTTATCAAACTACACGTCATGCACATCACACCAGTTGGTTTTAAGTTATCAAACTACACGTCATGTACATCACACCAGTTGGTTTTAAGTTATCAAACTACACGTCATGCACATCACACCAGTTGGTTTTAAGTTATCAAACTTCCAGTCATGTACATCACACCAGTTGGTTTTAAGTTATCAAACTACACGTCATGTACATCACACCAGTTGGTTTTAAGTTATCAAACTACACGTCATGTACATCGCACCAGTTGGTTTTAAGTTATCACACTTCCAGTCATGTACATCACACCACTTTGTTTTAAGTTATCAAACTACACGTCATGTACATCACACCAGTTGGTTTTAAGTTATCAAACTACACGTCATGTACATCACACCAGTTGGTTTTCAGTTATCAAACTACACGTCATGCACATCACACCAGTTGGTTTTAAGTTATCAAACTACACGTCATGTACATCACACCAGTTGGTTTTAAGTTATCAAACTACACGTCATGTACATCGCACCAGTTGGTTTTAAGTTATCACACTTCCAGTCATGTACATCACACCAGTTGGTTTTAAGTTATCAAACTTCACGTGATGTACATCACACCAGTTGGTTTTAAGTTGTCAAACTTCATGTGATGTACATCACACCAGTTGGTTTTAAGTTATCAAACTACACGTCATGTACATCGCACCAGTTGGTTTTAAGTTATCAAACTACACGTCATGTACATCACACCAGTTGGTTTTCAGTTATCAAACTACACGTCATGTACATCGCACCAGTTGGTTTTAAGTTATCACATTTCCAGTCATGTACATCACACCAGTTGGTTTTAAGTTATCAAACTACACGTCATGTACATCACACCAGTTGGTTTTAAGTTATCAAACTTTACGTCATGCACATCGCACCAGTTGGTTTAAGTTATCAAACTACACGTCATGTACATCACATCAGTTGGTTTTAAGTTATCAAACTTCACGTCATGCACATCGCACCAGTTGGTTTAAGTTATCAAACTACACGTCATGTACATCGCACCAGTTGGTTTTAAGTTGTCACATTTCCAGTCATGTACATCACACCAGTTGGTTTTAAGTTATCAAACTACACGTCATGTACATCACACCAGTTGGTTTTAAGTTATCAAACTACACGTCATGCACATCACACCAGTTGGTTTTAAGTTATCAAACTTCCAGTCATGTACATCACATCAGTTGGTTTTCAGTTATCAAACTACACGTCATGTACATCGCACCAGTTGGTTTTAAGTTGTCACATTTCCAGTCATGTACATCACACCACTTTGTTTTAAGTTATCAAACTTCACGTCATGCACATCACACCAGTTGGTTTTAAGTTATCAAACTTCCAGTCATGTACATCACATCAGTTGGTTTTCAGTTATCAAACTACACGTCATGTACATCGCACCAGTTGGTTTTAAGTTGTCACATTTCCAGTCATGTACATCACACCAGTTGGTTTTAAGTTATCAAACTACACGTCATGCACATCACACCAGTTGGTTTTCAGTTATCAAACTACACGTCATGTACATCACACCAGTTGGTTTTAAGTTATCAAACTTCCAGTCATGTCATGTTGGTTTTCACATCACACCAGTTTTAAGTTATCAAACTACAGTTATCATCACACTTGGTTTTCAGTTATCAAACTACACGTCATGTACATCACACCAGTTGGTTTTAAGTTATCAAACTTCCAGTCATGTACATCACATCAGTTGGTTTTCAGTTATCAAACTACACGTCATGTACATCGCACCAGTTGGTTTTAAGTTGTCACATTTCCAGTCATGTACATCACACCAGTTGGTTTTCAGTTATCAAACTACACGTCATGCACATCACACCAGTTGGTTTTAAGTTATCAAACTACACGTCATGTACATCACACCACTTTGTTTTAAGTTATCAAACTTCACGTCATGCACATCACACCAGTTGGTTTTAAGTTATCAAACTACACGTCATGTACATCACACAGCTTTGTTTTAAGTTATCAAACTTCCAGTCATGTACATCACACCAGTTGGTTTTAAGTTATCAAACTTCCAGTCATGTACATCACATCAGTTGGTTTTCAGTTATCAAACTACACGTCATGTACATCGCACCAGTTGGTTTTAAGTTGTCAAACTTCACGTGATGTACATCACACCAGTTGGTTTTAAGTTATCAAACTACACGTCATGCACATCACACCAGTTGGTTTTAAGTTATCAAACTACACGTCATGTACATCACACCAGTTGGTTTTAAGTTATCAAACTACACGTCATGTACATCACACCAGTTGGTTTTAAGTTATCACACTTCCAGTCATGTACATCACACCTGGTGTAGTTGGTTTTAAGTTATCAAACTACACGTCATGTACATCACACCAGTTGGTTTTAAGTTATCAAACTACACGTCATGCACATCACACCAGTTGGTTTTAAGTTATCAAACTACACGTGATGTACATCACACCAGTTGTCTTTCAGTTTTCTCATCTCATCCATAACTTTATAGCAAGAGTATGAACTTTTATTTCTTCTACGTttacatttttatgaatttcaatcCTTTCAACAATGGCGGAGCGTGATTTCAAACAAAATCGTGAGATTATTTGttgtattacattaaaaaattattttttcggtAACTAAAATCCTCACAAAACTGATAGAAAATAAACTTAACCAATGTAACTTATTTAGTACCACAGCAGTTGTTGTTCTTGTAATTTCGAAAGTTTCTAGCGTCAGAAACACCACTCTGCCTTTTGTGACCTGGCCAACCTGGTGAGATCAAGTTTTAGTCGAAAGGCCTTATCGCCACTTGATAGAACAGATATAGAGTGTATAACGATTGTTAAACTTAActtgtattctttgaatctgtAAATATTCAATTGGATATCGCTGTTAACAGAATAATTGCAAATAATAATTCAATACTGATCTGTTTGCATATTTCAAAACCTAATATCTCAATGCCATTTATCTAGTGAGGTCTGGATATATTAGCTTAAGGATAAAATGCATTTAGTGAGGACATACTTACCAAAGTAATTGGGTGGACGACAGCATGAGGTCCTGTGTCTTCCGTCAGGATCTGCCTAAGATGGGCAATGTAGCTGGATGCCAAACGAAGCGTATCTAGTTTGGAAAGTTTGGTGTCTTCTGGAACCCAAGGAAGAGATGTTTTCAACTTAGAAAAGGCCTTGCTAAGAACTCTCATTCGCGCCCTTTCGCGAGCATTGGCAGCATTTCTTTGAATAGGTTTATTCCTTTTAGATATTCCCATGTTTCCAACGGAGCCTTTACGGTCCCTAGCCATCCTAGGGTTATCTGTGCGAAGCCCTAGTTTGGAAAAATACGTattaataagtttattatatatatattaatgtttcgaGAAATGCGTAAacttcatttaattttgtttgtttataatcaagCCCaactgggttatctgctgtgttcaccgtaGGAATCGtgtcccggattttagcgttacagTTCCGTAGACTTAACGTTGTTCCAGTGAGGGACATATAGACTTAATCACTTGTTTCTATTCCGTAGAGAGCTAATCCTTCAGCAAGGTAATTATGATGGAACCATTGCAGTCAAATGTTTAATATGAGGTACAGCAAATACAGTGACAAACATAACTTAGTGTTTAACCTGTACAGTGACAAACTTAATTGTGCGTCCTATTTCTATTTGGGCTTCTTTTTGGACAAGCAGTTTGAAACAATTCCTTAAGAACGTATTCGGTAATGAAaggtttaattttatcttaatgatcgaatattttttcttcagagTAAACACTTCGTCTGATTCTCGGGTGCTAAATCTGCTAGTGAGTGTCTAACTTAAACATTATCCACAGGCAGAACTATTATGGAATACGGTTCACTTTCTGCACTCTAAGGGTCAGTATTAAAGATCCATGTTATGTAGACTGACCGCCTCCGATCTTTAAActatagacaaaataaaaaaaaaaaaacagttagtcaACAGAACGCAGACAATATTAAAATTCCTTTAAACTTAGACTAACCGTCTctaatcttaaactacagacTAGATAAGAAACACATAGTCAATAGAACCAATTACCTGAACTGTCACTCTTATTACACATCCACAAAAACAAGACCCTCAGCCTGACACGCTAATCGTAAGATAAGTTAGTAAACAAAGTCTAAGCATGGACTACACTTTATGATCCACGCTTCCATTAGTTCCAAAAGAACCCTTTCGATATTTTGTATCGAAAAGTTCTTGTTCACTGGATTTCATCACAAGTTCACGAGCATGTCACAGGTCGTCCTCTTCTAAAGTTGTTTCTAATGTGTTTTATCTCGGCTGGGTCCTACCGGTTTTGTCTCCTTGCTTGTCTTCATATTTTCTTGATGagtgacattttttttcttcttctcaatATGTggttttttcttcataaaaatgttttgttcatatTGACCTTTGACCTCAGTTGGGGGGGTTAATCCTACTTATTCTTTTAGTTTGTGTACACTACAAATCGGTGTAATTCTACACCTAGTAACCTACGGGCGTTTCGGGCCGTTGAACCTCATGGTCATACAAACACGTGCAAGATCTCGTGCTCTCGACACGTGGAGGAAGATTATGCCGTCAATGTTTGGATGACACTTCgcatgagtttaaaaaaaacaacaaccttataACACTTTGtctgttatatttgtataataccCGTGGAAACAAAGATCTTTAACAAGACCTCACTGCTGGAAAGCacgaactttatttataaaattaaataataaaaaatatctatctCTCTATTCGTAGAAGATGCATTCTCTCTTTCTCTTCTTAAAGAAACACGTAGAGAGAAACAAAATGGTTTATCACACACCAAGGTCTCGTGCTTGTGGATGATCTTTCATCAGGATCATCAAATAAAGGCCCTGTTACCATGGAGAGTCGTTGGTgcattataagtgtgacagtgaGGGTCATTGGCTAGTTGTCTTCTTTCTTGTCTATCATTTCATAATTAGGAGCGACTAACCCTTAAATAAACTTATGATAGTATAAGAAAAATTGTCTTAGACTTACGTTCTCGAAGGTATCTTTCTTGTGTCTCTCCGTATCTGATCTTGACCAGAACTTTGTATGGAAGCGACCACTATATCTTTCCTTTCCTCTTTGTGTCGGTTAACTTGACCAGAACCCCGTTTGGAAAGAACCGGTTGAACACTAGTATTGGTTATGATCGGCAACAATTTACCAAAGCAGCGACTTAGTCTTCTAAATTGTCACATTTCGAAGGAAAACAAAGCTGATGATAACCAAAGTGTCGTGTTTACAGGAGAGAGTTTGTCTCTAGCTGATGCTAACCAAAGTGTCGTGTTTACAGGAGAGAATTTGTCTCTGTTTGTCATCCATTACGTTCCGTTTATGTTCACTACAAAactcaaaattttaaacaaatgcgAAACTTTAACTAAACAAGCAAAAGAAAAGTACGAGTTCTGTTGGTGACAagaattttgtataatttaaaatagtttacaagtCTTAGAATCCACGCCTACTGCAGTTGTTAGCCAATCACAAAAGGCAGACTATTAAAAGTGAAACAAGTAGACCAATAGAGAAAGAGAAGAAGGGTGTTGAAAACTAAATGTCCAATATTGTTTTTATCGTGTTTATAGGATTCACAGGTAAACCCAATAACATTGAAACTAAATAGTTTTCCAGAAATGTCAGTTTGAACATACAGTTACTTATATGTTGTGTAATCTGTCTAAAAATACTGGTGCAACAGCTTGggtaaaactataattattatgtaagATTTTTTATTACAGTGCTCACCTTTACTGAAAGAAGTTCATAAGCCATGCGACtctatacataaatcattatcgAGCTGTTAAGCATTACAACTGTATTATTAACGTTCGTTCCGTTGTTGACTTTCGTTCTATTATTAATTTTCTCGTCTCCTAGTGGCAGaatgtggacttacaacgctagaaacaagattctgatacctgtgatgggcagaacacagataatatACTGTGTAGCTTTCTTTGTGTTTagctgtaaacaaacaaacaattgatgtTGGTTCCTGATGTCTTCTTAGTTTGAAAAACTATAGTCTAAGAACGAGTCGAATCCTTTCACATTCACGTGCTATCTTAtccaacaatataaataaaacattgaaaatttaaaaacctgaagatagggacagtaaaaaaaaaacaaagctgtgtgtgtgtttctgaatttcgcgcaaagctacacgagggctatctgcgctatccgtccccaatttaacagtgtaagactagagggaaggcagctagtcatcaccacccaccgccaacgcttgggctactcttttaccaacgaatagtgggattggacataacattataacgtccccacgcctgaaagggcgagcatgtttggtgtgacggggattcgaacccgcgaccctcagattacgagtcgaacgccttaacccacctgaccatgtcggggcCCGAACAAGGATGTAGATACTTTCGatgttatttattc is a window from the Tachypleus tridentatus isolate NWPU-2018 unplaced genomic scaffold, ASM421037v1 Hic_cluster_1, whole genome shotgun sequence genome containing:
- the LOC143241901 gene encoding transcription factor 21-like isoform X1, encoding MCNKSDSSGLRTDNPRMARDRKGSVGNMGISKRNKPIQRNAANARERARMRVLSKAFSKLKTSLPWVPEDTKLSKLDTLRLASSYIAHLRQILTEDTGPHAVVHPITLQTWPFSFNSRTSPSSQETCMQKVAASSLSYDIPLDYRQITSECIDVNLTNCNYSNNVFNEMQLAYGRSDSTMSFNL
- the LOC143241901 gene encoding transcription factor 21-like isoform X4, translating into MARDRKGSVGNMGISKRNKPIQRNAANARERARMRVLSKAFSKLKTSLPWVPEDTKLSKLDTLRLASSYIAHLRQILTEDTGPHAVVHPITLQTWPFSFNSRTSPSSQETCMQKVAASSLSYDIPLDYRQITSECIDVNLTNCNYSNNVFNEMQLAYGRSDSTMSFNL
- the LOC143241901 gene encoding transcription factor 21-like isoform X3 encodes the protein MCNKSDSSGLRTDNPRMARDRKGSVGNMGISKRNKPIQRNAANARERARMRVLSKAFSKLKTSLPWVPEDTKLSKLDTLRLASSYIAHLRQILTEDTGPHAVVHPITLPRLMISSVTYSKTAVSHHFPWQAFRCSSWSQSSLQDATTKLHLSDATRTNHLTPYTNRSRAALKKKR
- the LOC143241901 gene encoding transcription factor 21-like isoform X2 — encoded protein: MCNKSDSSGLRTDNPRMARDRKGSVGNMGISKRNKPIQRNAANARERARMRVLSKAFSKLKTSLPWVPEDTKLSKLDTLRLASSYIAHLRQILTEDTGPHAVVHPITLTWPFSFNSRTSPSSQETCMQKVAASSLSYDIPLDYRQITSECIDVNLTNCNYSNNVFNEMQLAYGRSDSTMSFNL